In Gadus macrocephalus chromosome 11, ASM3116895v1, a single genomic region encodes these proteins:
- the tpcn1 gene encoding two pore channel protein 1 isoform X1 — MNYQEAAIYLQEGENNDKFFTHPRNPKALAAYLFAHNHLFYMMELLTGLLLMVLSLCEAPAVPSLRLDVYVHATLELLALVMVAFELCMKLRWLGFDTFIRHKRTMVKTCVLMLQFVEAIVVLVRQTSHLRVTRALRPIFLVDCRYCGAVRRNLRQIFQSLPPFIDILLLLLFFMVIFAILGFCLFSPNTSDPYFNTLENSMVSLFVLLTTANFPDVMMPAYSRNRWSCVFFIVYLSLELYFVMNLLLAVVFDTFNGVEKMKFKSLLLHKRSAIDHAFQLLVSRQRPEGVSLKQFDGLMRFYRPRMSARDRYLTYKALNVSDTPMLSLQDFYKFYEVIGLKWKARRSGEHWFDDLPHTTFLIFKGINLLVKSKAFQYTMYVVVATNGIWILVETYMLNSGFSWSRFVPWSYIVFLTIYGVEVLLKVAGLGPMAYISSGWNLFDFSVTVFAFLGLIALAFDMEPFYFIVVLRPLQLLRLFKIKQRYRNVLDTMFELFPRMASLGLTLIIFYYSFAIVGMECFAGAIHPNCCNTSTVADSYRQINVTIGNRTVLVEGYYHLNNFNNILSSFVTLFELMVVNNWYITMEGVTSMTSHWSRLYFMTFYIVTMVVMTIIVAFILDAFVFRMNYSRKNREPENPEEENGIVFEVEVSRDEALATLELYKQTCPGLSSLSSLQGVLQAMDRGGHTSLVYQGRRSRTKSDLSIKMYEEEIQGWYAEFSRENLSEADQGLERVLDSPASDPPPHHDAPQPEASAHSTPPAGDRPPQPVTPK; from the exons ATGAATTACCAGGAGGCAGCCATCTACCTGCAG GAAGGCGAGAACAATGACAAGTTTTTCACCCACCCGCGCAACCCCAAGGCCCTGGCGGCGTACCTGTTCGCCCACAACCACCTGTTCTACATGATGGAGCTGCTGACCGGCCTGCTGCTCATGGTGCTGTCGCTGTGCGAGGCCCCCGCCGTGCCCTCGCTGCGCCTGGACGTCTAC GTCCACGCCACCCTGGAGCTGCTGGCGTTGGTCATGGTGGCGTTCGAGCTGTGCATGAAGCTGCGCTGGTTGGGCTTCGACACGTTCATCCGCCACAAGAGGACCATGGTGAAG acCTGTGTCCTCATGCTCCAGTTCGTGGAAGCCATCGTGGTTCTGGTCCGGCAGACGTCCCACCTGCGTGTCACCAGGGCTCTCAGACCCATCTTCCTGGTGGACTGCAGATACTGTGGCGCTGTGCGCAG AAACCTGCGGCAGATCTTCCAGTCGCTCCCGCCCTTCATCGacatcctgctgctgctgctcttcttCATGGTGATCTTCGCCATCCTGG GCTTCTGCCTCTTCTCTCCAAACACGTCTGACCCG TACTTCAACACGCTGGAGAACAGCATGGTCAGTCTGTTTGTGCTTCTAACCACAGCAAA CTTTCCTGACGTGATGATGCCCGCCTACTCCAGAAACCGCTGGTCCTGCGTCTTCTTCATTGTCTACCTCTCCTTAGAGCTCTACTTCGTCATGAACTTG cTGCTGGCAGTGGTGTTTGACACCTTCAACGGTGTGGAGAAGATGAAGTTTAAATCGCTGCTGCTCCACAAACGCTCCGCCATCGACCACGCCTTCCAGCTGCTCGTCAGCCGacag CGGCCGGAGGGAGTGTCTCTGAAGCAGTTTGACGGGCTGATGCGTTTCTACCGTCCGCGCATGTCGGCCAGAGACCGCTACCTgacctacaaggccctcaacgTCTCGGACACCCCCATGCTCAG TCTGCAGGACTTCTACAAGTTCTACGAGGTCATCGGACTCAAGTGGAAG GCTCGACGGAGTGGGGAACACTGGTTTGACGATCTGCCACACACAACCTTCCTCATTTTTAAAG GCATCAACCTGCTGGTGAAGTCCAAGGCCTTCCAGTACACCATGT atgTGGTGGTGGCTACCAACGGCATCTGGATCCTTGTGGAGACCTACATGTTGAACA GCGGCTTCTCCTGGTCCCGATTCGTTCCCTGGAGTTACATCGTCTTCCTGACCA TCTACGGGGTGGAGGTGCTGCTGAAGGTGGCCGGCCTGGGGCCTATGGCCTACATCAGCTCTGGGTGGAACCT GTTTGACTTCTCTGTGACGGTGTTCGCCTTCCTGGGTTTGATTGCTCTGGCCTTCGACATGGAGCCTTTCTACTTCATCGTGGTGCTGCGGCCGCTGCAGCTCCTCAG GTTGTTCAAGATCAAGCAGCGCTACCGCAACGTGCTGGACACCATGTTCGAGCTCTTCCCGCGCATGGCCAGCCTGGGCCTCACCCTCATCATCTTCTACTACTCCTTCGCCATCGTGGGCATGGAGTGCTTCGCGGGCGCCATCCACCCCAACTGCTGCAA caccagcacGGTGGCCGACTCCTACCGGCAGATCAACGTAACCATCGGCAACAGGACGGTGTTGGTTGAGGGCTACTACCACCTGAACAACTTCAACAACATCCTCAGCAGCTTCG TCACCCTGTTTGAGCTGATGGTCGTCAACAACTGGTacatcaccatg gAGGGGGTGACCTCCATGACGTCCCACTGGAGCCGGCTGTACTTCATGACCTTCTACATCGTCAccatg gtggtgatGACCATAATCGTGGCGTTCATCCTGGACGCCTTCGTGTTCCGCATGAACTACAGCCGCAAGAACCGGGAGCCGGAGAACCCTGAAG aggAGAACGGCATCGTgtttgaggtggaggtgagccGGGACGAGGCCCTGGCCACGCTGGAGCTCTACAAGCAGACGTGTCCCGGCCTGTCGTCTCTCAGCTCCCTGCAGGGGGTGCTGCAGGCCATGGACCGCGGCGGG CACACGTCCCTGGTGTACCAGGGCAGGCGGTCCCGGACCAAGAGCGACCTGAGCATCAAGATGTACGAGGAGGAGATCCAG GGGTGGTACGCCGAGTTCTCCAGGGAGAACCTGTCCGAGGCTGACCAGGGCCTGGAGCGCGTCCTGGACAGCCCTGCGTCGgacccccccccgcaccacgaCGCCCCCCAGCCCGAGGCCTCGGCACACAGCACGCCCCCCGCCGGTGATAGGCCACCGCAACCCGTCACTCCAAAGTAG
- the tpcn1 gene encoding two pore channel protein 1 isoform X2, giving the protein MMELLTGLLLMVLSLCEAPAVPSLRLDVYVHATLELLALVMVAFELCMKLRWLGFDTFIRHKRTMVKTCVLMLQFVEAIVVLVRQTSHLRVTRALRPIFLVDCRYCGAVRRNLRQIFQSLPPFIDILLLLLFFMVIFAILGFCLFSPNTSDPYFNTLENSMVSLFVLLTTANFPDVMMPAYSRNRWSCVFFIVYLSLELYFVMNLLLAVVFDTFNGVEKMKFKSLLLHKRSAIDHAFQLLVSRQRPEGVSLKQFDGLMRFYRPRMSARDRYLTYKALNVSDTPMLSLQDFYKFYEVIGLKWKARRSGEHWFDDLPHTTFLIFKGINLLVKSKAFQYTMYVVVATNGIWILVETYMLNSGFSWSRFVPWSYIVFLTIYGVEVLLKVAGLGPMAYISSGWNLFDFSVTVFAFLGLIALAFDMEPFYFIVVLRPLQLLRLFKIKQRYRNVLDTMFELFPRMASLGLTLIIFYYSFAIVGMECFAGAIHPNCCNTSTVADSYRQINVTIGNRTVLVEGYYHLNNFNNILSSFVTLFELMVVNNWYITMEGVTSMTSHWSRLYFMTFYIVTMVVMTIIVAFILDAFVFRMNYSRKNREPENPEEENGIVFEVEVSRDEALATLELYKQTCPGLSSLSSLQGVLQAMDRGGHTSLVYQGRRSRTKSDLSIKMYEEEIQGWYAEFSRENLSEADQGLERVLDSPASDPPPHHDAPQPEASAHSTPPAGDRPPQPVTPK; this is encoded by the exons ATGATGGAGCTGCTGACCGGCCTGCTGCTCATGGTGCTGTCGCTGTGCGAGGCCCCCGCCGTGCCCTCGCTGCGCCTGGACGTCTAC GTCCACGCCACCCTGGAGCTGCTGGCGTTGGTCATGGTGGCGTTCGAGCTGTGCATGAAGCTGCGCTGGTTGGGCTTCGACACGTTCATCCGCCACAAGAGGACCATGGTGAAG acCTGTGTCCTCATGCTCCAGTTCGTGGAAGCCATCGTGGTTCTGGTCCGGCAGACGTCCCACCTGCGTGTCACCAGGGCTCTCAGACCCATCTTCCTGGTGGACTGCAGATACTGTGGCGCTGTGCGCAG AAACCTGCGGCAGATCTTCCAGTCGCTCCCGCCCTTCATCGacatcctgctgctgctgctcttcttCATGGTGATCTTCGCCATCCTGG GCTTCTGCCTCTTCTCTCCAAACACGTCTGACCCG TACTTCAACACGCTGGAGAACAGCATGGTCAGTCTGTTTGTGCTTCTAACCACAGCAAA CTTTCCTGACGTGATGATGCCCGCCTACTCCAGAAACCGCTGGTCCTGCGTCTTCTTCATTGTCTACCTCTCCTTAGAGCTCTACTTCGTCATGAACTTG cTGCTGGCAGTGGTGTTTGACACCTTCAACGGTGTGGAGAAGATGAAGTTTAAATCGCTGCTGCTCCACAAACGCTCCGCCATCGACCACGCCTTCCAGCTGCTCGTCAGCCGacag CGGCCGGAGGGAGTGTCTCTGAAGCAGTTTGACGGGCTGATGCGTTTCTACCGTCCGCGCATGTCGGCCAGAGACCGCTACCTgacctacaaggccctcaacgTCTCGGACACCCCCATGCTCAG TCTGCAGGACTTCTACAAGTTCTACGAGGTCATCGGACTCAAGTGGAAG GCTCGACGGAGTGGGGAACACTGGTTTGACGATCTGCCACACACAACCTTCCTCATTTTTAAAG GCATCAACCTGCTGGTGAAGTCCAAGGCCTTCCAGTACACCATGT atgTGGTGGTGGCTACCAACGGCATCTGGATCCTTGTGGAGACCTACATGTTGAACA GCGGCTTCTCCTGGTCCCGATTCGTTCCCTGGAGTTACATCGTCTTCCTGACCA TCTACGGGGTGGAGGTGCTGCTGAAGGTGGCCGGCCTGGGGCCTATGGCCTACATCAGCTCTGGGTGGAACCT GTTTGACTTCTCTGTGACGGTGTTCGCCTTCCTGGGTTTGATTGCTCTGGCCTTCGACATGGAGCCTTTCTACTTCATCGTGGTGCTGCGGCCGCTGCAGCTCCTCAG GTTGTTCAAGATCAAGCAGCGCTACCGCAACGTGCTGGACACCATGTTCGAGCTCTTCCCGCGCATGGCCAGCCTGGGCCTCACCCTCATCATCTTCTACTACTCCTTCGCCATCGTGGGCATGGAGTGCTTCGCGGGCGCCATCCACCCCAACTGCTGCAA caccagcacGGTGGCCGACTCCTACCGGCAGATCAACGTAACCATCGGCAACAGGACGGTGTTGGTTGAGGGCTACTACCACCTGAACAACTTCAACAACATCCTCAGCAGCTTCG TCACCCTGTTTGAGCTGATGGTCGTCAACAACTGGTacatcaccatg gAGGGGGTGACCTCCATGACGTCCCACTGGAGCCGGCTGTACTTCATGACCTTCTACATCGTCAccatg gtggtgatGACCATAATCGTGGCGTTCATCCTGGACGCCTTCGTGTTCCGCATGAACTACAGCCGCAAGAACCGGGAGCCGGAGAACCCTGAAG aggAGAACGGCATCGTgtttgaggtggaggtgagccGGGACGAGGCCCTGGCCACGCTGGAGCTCTACAAGCAGACGTGTCCCGGCCTGTCGTCTCTCAGCTCCCTGCAGGGGGTGCTGCAGGCCATGGACCGCGGCGGG CACACGTCCCTGGTGTACCAGGGCAGGCGGTCCCGGACCAAGAGCGACCTGAGCATCAAGATGTACGAGGAGGAGATCCAG GGGTGGTACGCCGAGTTCTCCAGGGAGAACCTGTCCGAGGCTGACCAGGGCCTGGAGCGCGTCCTGGACAGCCCTGCGTCGgacccccccccgcaccacgaCGCCCCCCAGCCCGAGGCCTCGGCACACAGCACGCCCCCCGCCGGTGATAGGCCACCGCAACCCGTCACTCCAAAGTAG
- the LOC132468057 gene encoding LOW QUALITY PROTEIN: T-box transcription factor TBX5-A-like (The sequence of the model RefSeq protein was modified relative to this genomic sequence to represent the inferred CDS: inserted 1 base in 1 codon) yields MANGGDAFGLPDRPDSDPDSPKDNKNENPPIRSRPASPQSTCNQGMEGVKVFLHEAELWSKFDEVGTEMIITKAGRRMFPGYKVKVTGLNPKTKYILLMDVVPADDHRYKFADNKWSVTGKAEPAMPGRLYVHPDSPATGVHWSRQLVSFQKLKLTNNHLDPFGHIILNSMHKYQPRLHVVKADENNGFGSKNTAFCTRSFPETAFIAVTSYQNHKITQLKIENNPFAKGFRGSDDMELHRMAKLQGKDYPVVPRTAARPRVCSSGSPYQGEPRALQGSPGGPRSPYPCEGRPRGPPAHYAAPQHLQHGQQAYHGTKRKAEDVCAPEDRQHLYKKPYPGGVPGXPTTTPPPYAPPLSGHAPPGPSDAPYSADVGQRQACMFASPEPRLEDLGWAYACPLPPSMTPALHDYPPYSPHGPYSSSPQGSRLSGPAHQGSPSLGEPLAHAPYQSQGSAGQDPHSRRLTAPPPSGSTPRFPPPPCPPPLYHTLEAHAPHARGAAPEWSSTS; encoded by the exons ATGGCTAACGGAGGAGATGCGTTCGGCCTCCCCGATCGTCCGGACTCGGACCCGGATTCCccaaaagacaacaaaaacgAGAATCCTCCAATCAGGAGCCGGCCCGCCTCACCTCAGAGCACGTGCAACCAG gggatggagggggtgaAGGTGTTTCTCCATGAAGCTGAGCTCTGGTCGAAGTTCGACGAGGTGGGGACGGAGATGATCATCACGAAGGCCGGGAG GAGGATGTTCCCGGGCTACAAGGTGAAGGTAACGGGTCTGAACCCCAAGACAAAGTACATCTTGCTGATGGACGTGGTGCCCGCCGACGACCACCGCTACAAGTTCGCGGACAACAAGTG GTCGGTGACGGGGAAGGCCGAGCCGGCCATGCCCGGGCGGCTGTACGTCCACCCGGACTCCCCCGCCACGGGGGTCCACTGGAGCCGCCAGCTCGTCTCCTTCCAGAAGCTCAAGCTGACCAACAACCATCTGGACCCCTTCGGACAC ATCATTCTGAACTCGATGCATAAGTACCAGCCGCGGCTGCACGTGGTGAAGGCAGACGAGAACAACGGCTTCGGCTCCAAGAACACAGCGTTCTGCACGCGCTCCTTCCCTGAAACGGCCTTCATCGCCGTGACGTCATACCAGAACCACAag ATCACGCAGCTGAAGATCGAGAACAACCCGTTTGCGAAGGGCTTCAGAGGCAGCGACGACATGGAGCTTCACCGCATGGCCAAGCTGCAGgg TAAAGACTACCCGGTGGTTCCCCGCACGGCAGCCCGGCCCCGGGTGTGTTCCAGCGGGAGCCCCTACCAGGGCGAGCCCCGGGCCCTCCAGGGGTCCCCGGGGGGCCCCCGCTCCCCGTACCCCTGTGAGggccggccccggggccccccagcCCACTACGCTGCCCCCCAACACCTACAGCACGGCCAGCAGGCCTACCACGGCACCAAGAGGAAAG CGGAGGACGTCTGCGCTCCGGAAGACCGGCAGCACCTCTACAAGAAGCCCTACCCGGGGGGGGTCCCCG GCCCTACTACCACCCCGCCCCCCTACGCCCCGCCCCTctccggccacgcccccccagGCCCCTCCGACGCCCCCTACAGCGCCGACGTGGGCCAGCGGCAGGCCTGCATGTTCGCCAGCCCCGAGCCGCGGCTGGAGGACCTGGGCTGGGCCTACGCCTGCCCGCTGCCGCCCTCCATGACCCCCGCCCTCCACGACTACCCGCCCTACTCCCCCCACGGGCCCTATAGCTCCAGCCCCCAGGGCTCCCGGCTCAGCGGCCCGGCCCACCAGGGGTCTCCGTCGCTGGGGGAGCCCCTGGCCCACGCGCCCTACCAGTCCCAGGGCTCGGCGGGCCAGGACCCCCACAGCAGGAGgctgaccgccccccccccctcagggagTACTCCCCGCTTCCCCCCTCCGCCCTGTCCCCCCCCGCTCTACCACACGCTGGAGGCCCACGCCCCCCACGCCAGGGGGGCGGCGCCCGAGTGGAGCTCCACCTCCTAA